A single window of Oreochromis aureus strain Israel breed Guangdong linkage group 5, ZZ_aureus, whole genome shotgun sequence DNA harbors:
- the znf362a gene encoding zinc finger protein 362a isoform X1, whose amino-acid sequence MAEPRFNNPYFWPPPPAMPGQLDNLVLINKIKEQLMAEKIRPHHLPPASAPSQQPLLATSSQPEGGQHGISKAQQMPVLHNHSPSQPDIALHARPASSSVTGRILGDVNLNLDDKAAIKARGLWEDWHLRQLIDHPSRTNHVSGVALASRTGNLNTSEIITPTTPTSSSHSRLGGAPSPHLISGLAGHGMEPGKNSGGLVGLLGPPPKQERGRKKIKAENGSSLLVVPYPFLASGNDQSCITIAAKEGKTYRCKVCPLTFFSKSDMQIHSKTHTEAKAHKCPHCTKSFANASYLAQHLRIHLGVKPYRCTYCEKCFRQLSHLQQHTRIHTGDRPYKCAHPGCEKAFTQLSNLQSHQRQHNKDKPFKCSNCYRAYSDSASLQIHLSAHAIKNAKAYCCSMCGRSYTSETYLMKHMSKHAVVEHVVSHHSPHHRTDSPAIPIRISLI is encoded by the exons ATGGCTGAACCCCGCTTTAACAACCCCTATTTTTGGCCTCCCCCTCCTGCTATGCCTGGTCAG CTGGATAACCTAGTATTGATCAATAAAATCAAGGAGCAGCTGATGGCGGAGAAGATCAGACCACATCATCTGCCCCCTGCTTCAGCCCCTTCCCAGCAGCCCCTACTGGCTACCTCCAGCCAGCCTGAAGGCGGCCAGCATGGAATATCCAAAGCCCAGCAGATGCCTGTTCTTCACAACCACAGCCCATCTCAGCCTGATATCGCCCTGCACGCCCGCCCTGCCTCCAGCTCAGTCACAG GCCGTATTCTTGGAGATGTAAATTTGAATCTAGATGATAAGGCAGCTATAAAAGCCAGAGGATTATGGGAAGACTGGCATCTGCGTCAACTCATAGATCATCCTTCTAGAACAAACCACGTCTCAG GTGTGGCGCTGGCATCCAGAACAGGCAACCTAAACACCTCGGAGATCATCACCCCCACCACGCCCACCTCAAGCAGCCACAGCCGGCTGGGTGGAgctccctcccctcacctcaTCTCAGGGTTGGCCGGCCACGGCATGGAGCCTGGGAAAAACAGCGGTGGACTCGTGGGACTCCTTGGTCCTCCTCCGAAGCAGGAACGAGGACGCAAGAAGATTAAGGCAGAGAACGGGTCATCTCTTTTGGTGGTGCCCTACCCATTTCTAGCCTCAGGCAACGACCAGTCGTGCATCACCATTGCTGCCAAAGAGGGAAAAACCTATAG GTGTAAAGTTTGTCCGCTGACCTTCTTCTCTAAGTCAGACATGCAGATTCactccaaaacacacacagaggcgaAGGCTCACAAGTGTCCTCACTGCACCAAGTCCTTTGCGAACGCGTCCTACCTAGCCCAGCACCTGCGCATACACCTGGGCGTCAAACCTTATCGCTGTACCTACTGTGAGAAATGTTTTCGCCAGCTCTCCCACCTTCAGCAGCACACCAG aATCCACACGGGTGATCGGCCTTATAAATGTGCCCATCCTGGATGTGAAAAAGCTTTTACTCAGCTGTCTAATCTGCAG TCTCACCAGAGGCAGCACAACAAAGACAAGCCCTTCAAATGTTCCAACTGTTACCGTGCCTACTCAGACTCTGCCTCGCTTCAAATACACTTGTCTGCACATGCCATAAAAAACGCCAAGGCCTACTGCTGCAGCATGTGCGGCAGGTCGTACACCTCT GAGACCTACCTTATGAAACACATGTCTAAACATGCAGTGGTGGAACACGTGGTGTCTCATCACTCCCCTCATCACAGGACAGACTCTCCCGCCATCCCTATACGGATCTCCCTCATCTGA
- the znf362a gene encoding zinc finger protein 362a isoform X2, producing MAEPRFNNPYFWPPPPAMPGQEQLMAEKIRPHHLPPASAPSQQPLLATSSQPEGGQHGISKAQQMPVLHNHSPSQPDIALHARPASSSVTGRILGDVNLNLDDKAAIKARGLWEDWHLRQLIDHPSRTNHVSGVALASRTGNLNTSEIITPTTPTSSSHSRLGGAPSPHLISGLAGHGMEPGKNSGGLVGLLGPPPKQERGRKKIKAENGSSLLVVPYPFLASGNDQSCITIAAKEGKTYRCKVCPLTFFSKSDMQIHSKTHTEAKAHKCPHCTKSFANASYLAQHLRIHLGVKPYRCTYCEKCFRQLSHLQQHTRIHTGDRPYKCAHPGCEKAFTQLSNLQSHQRQHNKDKPFKCSNCYRAYSDSASLQIHLSAHAIKNAKAYCCSMCGRSYTSETYLMKHMSKHAVVEHVVSHHSPHHRTDSPAIPIRISLI from the exons ATGGCTGAACCCCGCTTTAACAACCCCTATTTTTGGCCTCCCCCTCCTGCTATGCCTGGTCAG GAGCAGCTGATGGCGGAGAAGATCAGACCACATCATCTGCCCCCTGCTTCAGCCCCTTCCCAGCAGCCCCTACTGGCTACCTCCAGCCAGCCTGAAGGCGGCCAGCATGGAATATCCAAAGCCCAGCAGATGCCTGTTCTTCACAACCACAGCCCATCTCAGCCTGATATCGCCCTGCACGCCCGCCCTGCCTCCAGCTCAGTCACAG GCCGTATTCTTGGAGATGTAAATTTGAATCTAGATGATAAGGCAGCTATAAAAGCCAGAGGATTATGGGAAGACTGGCATCTGCGTCAACTCATAGATCATCCTTCTAGAACAAACCACGTCTCAG GTGTGGCGCTGGCATCCAGAACAGGCAACCTAAACACCTCGGAGATCATCACCCCCACCACGCCCACCTCAAGCAGCCACAGCCGGCTGGGTGGAgctccctcccctcacctcaTCTCAGGGTTGGCCGGCCACGGCATGGAGCCTGGGAAAAACAGCGGTGGACTCGTGGGACTCCTTGGTCCTCCTCCGAAGCAGGAACGAGGACGCAAGAAGATTAAGGCAGAGAACGGGTCATCTCTTTTGGTGGTGCCCTACCCATTTCTAGCCTCAGGCAACGACCAGTCGTGCATCACCATTGCTGCCAAAGAGGGAAAAACCTATAG GTGTAAAGTTTGTCCGCTGACCTTCTTCTCTAAGTCAGACATGCAGATTCactccaaaacacacacagaggcgaAGGCTCACAAGTGTCCTCACTGCACCAAGTCCTTTGCGAACGCGTCCTACCTAGCCCAGCACCTGCGCATACACCTGGGCGTCAAACCTTATCGCTGTACCTACTGTGAGAAATGTTTTCGCCAGCTCTCCCACCTTCAGCAGCACACCAG aATCCACACGGGTGATCGGCCTTATAAATGTGCCCATCCTGGATGTGAAAAAGCTTTTACTCAGCTGTCTAATCTGCAG TCTCACCAGAGGCAGCACAACAAAGACAAGCCCTTCAAATGTTCCAACTGTTACCGTGCCTACTCAGACTCTGCCTCGCTTCAAATACACTTGTCTGCACATGCCATAAAAAACGCCAAGGCCTACTGCTGCAGCATGTGCGGCAGGTCGTACACCTCT GAGACCTACCTTATGAAACACATGTCTAAACATGCAGTGGTGGAACACGTGGTGTCTCATCACTCCCCTCATCACAGGACAGACTCTCCCGCCATCCCTATACGGATCTCCCTCATCTGA
- the LOC116316519 gene encoding alpha-1,3-galactosyltransferase 2-like isoform X1, which yields MRFFQKTKCTLKCLLWVPAALCALYFTCPTVNIFIGFLPMEKCTLEHGKLPTLDNSVDVSLDFWSRTDVQTCTTWKAPIIWEGMFDSKHYDQNHKKEGSSVALTVFAVGRYLDEYLETFLNSSEHHFMVGLPVSYYVFTDMPEKVPHIDLSPQRTLKVIKVQRHSRWQDISMMRMKAISDVIESDIRHHSTHVFCFDVDQVFTGRFGSEALGDSVALLHAYYYHLPKSFYTYDRNPKSKAYMETGDFYYHAAVFGGSWKSVKSLVEACYQNIMEDKQNNVEALWHDESHLNKYLWLHKPSRVLSPEYCWDTQIGYRSDIQVTRLLWAPKQYDKLRTP from the exons ATGAG ATTCTTCCAGAAGACAAAGTGCACGCTGAAATGTTTGCTTTGGGTTCCGGCTGCACTCTGTGCTCTCTACTTCACATGTCCAACTGTGAA TATTTTCATAGGTTTCCTACCCATGGAAAAATGCACACTGGAACATGGAAAGCTGCCAACCCTGGACAACAGCGTTGATGTCAGCCTCGACTTTTG GTCTCGAACTGACGTTCAAACATGCACAACTTGGAAAGCTCCTATTATCTGGGAGGGGATGTTTGACTCTAAACATTACGACCAGAACCACAAGAAGGAAGGATCCTCTGTTGCTCTAACAGTGTTTGCTGTGGGAAG GTACTTGGACGAATACCTCGAGACCTTTCTGAACTCCTCAGAACACCACTTTATGGTGGGTTTGCCTGTGTCCTACTACGTATTTACAGACATGCCAGAGAAGGTCCCGCACATCGATCTCAGTCCTCAGCGAACCTTGAAAGTGATCAAAGTGCAACGGCACTCAAGATGGCAGGACATTTCGATGATGCGAATGAAGGCGATATCAGATGTCATAGAGTCTGATATTCGCCACCACTCCACGCATGTCTTCTGCTTCGATGTAGATCAGGTGTTCACTGGGAGATTTGGCTCAGAGGCTCTGGGAGACTCTGTGGCTCTGCTCCATGCCTACTACTACCACCTTCCAAAGAGTTTCTATACTTATGACCGAAACCCGAAATCCAAGGCTTACATGGAAACCGGGGATTTCTACTATCACGCTGCTGTCTTTGGAGGTTCATGGAAAAGCGTAAAATCTCTGGTTGAGGCCTGCTACCAAAACATCATGGAGGATAAACAAAATAACGTGGAGGCTTTGTGGCACGATGAAAGCCACCTAAACAAATACCTGTGGCTGCACAAACCCAGCAGGGTGCTTTCTCCAGAGTACTGCTGGGATACCCAAATCGGCTACAGGAGTGACATTCAAGTCACTCGACTGCTATGGGCACCAAAACAATATGATAAACTGCGCACACCTTAG
- the LOC116316519 gene encoding alpha-1,3-galactosyltransferase 2-like isoform X2, with protein MEKCTLEHGKLPTLDNSVDVSLDFWSRTDVQTCTTWKAPIIWEGMFDSKHYDQNHKKEGSSVALTVFAVGRYLDEYLETFLNSSEHHFMVGLPVSYYVFTDMPEKVPHIDLSPQRTLKVIKVQRHSRWQDISMMRMKAISDVIESDIRHHSTHVFCFDVDQVFTGRFGSEALGDSVALLHAYYYHLPKSFYTYDRNPKSKAYMETGDFYYHAAVFGGSWKSVKSLVEACYQNIMEDKQNNVEALWHDESHLNKYLWLHKPSRVLSPEYCWDTQIGYRSDIQVTRLLWAPKQYDKLRTP; from the exons ATGGAAAAATGCACACTGGAACATGGAAAGCTGCCAACCCTGGACAACAGCGTTGATGTCAGCCTCGACTTTTG GTCTCGAACTGACGTTCAAACATGCACAACTTGGAAAGCTCCTATTATCTGGGAGGGGATGTTTGACTCTAAACATTACGACCAGAACCACAAGAAGGAAGGATCCTCTGTTGCTCTAACAGTGTTTGCTGTGGGAAG GTACTTGGACGAATACCTCGAGACCTTTCTGAACTCCTCAGAACACCACTTTATGGTGGGTTTGCCTGTGTCCTACTACGTATTTACAGACATGCCAGAGAAGGTCCCGCACATCGATCTCAGTCCTCAGCGAACCTTGAAAGTGATCAAAGTGCAACGGCACTCAAGATGGCAGGACATTTCGATGATGCGAATGAAGGCGATATCAGATGTCATAGAGTCTGATATTCGCCACCACTCCACGCATGTCTTCTGCTTCGATGTAGATCAGGTGTTCACTGGGAGATTTGGCTCAGAGGCTCTGGGAGACTCTGTGGCTCTGCTCCATGCCTACTACTACCACCTTCCAAAGAGTTTCTATACTTATGACCGAAACCCGAAATCCAAGGCTTACATGGAAACCGGGGATTTCTACTATCACGCTGCTGTCTTTGGAGGTTCATGGAAAAGCGTAAAATCTCTGGTTGAGGCCTGCTACCAAAACATCATGGAGGATAAACAAAATAACGTGGAGGCTTTGTGGCACGATGAAAGCCACCTAAACAAATACCTGTGGCTGCACAAACCCAGCAGGGTGCTTTCTCCAGAGTACTGCTGGGATACCCAAATCGGCTACAGGAGTGACATTCAAGTCACTCGACTGCTATGGGCACCAAAACAATATGATAAACTGCGCACACCTTAG